The Arachis duranensis cultivar V14167 chromosome 2, aradu.V14167.gnm2.J7QH, whole genome shotgun sequence genome has a window encoding:
- the LOC107474130 gene encoding ras-related protein RABA1b: MSNLYGDYNQKIDYVFKVVLIGDSAVGKTQLLARFARNEFSMDSKATIGVEFQTKTLIIDNKTVKAQIWDTAGQERRSTSKSVQLGGHHPFWLALEGECRFATYWNFGVGLSYLTRITYEGISFENKYIADVLLAIFEDRPLNTRDIMGDPSVYLEMAGSMTTLAILKAVMVQESGSPGDRTSPSIPQPTSQPDLQMVSQKMVGTGAASANVEVVEVPIPDPTDRKRKKLVEGSSENF, from the exons ATGTCGAATTTGTACGGTGACTACAACCAGAAGATCGATTACGTGTTCAAGGTGGTGTTGATCGGAGACTCGGCGGTGGGGAAGACGCAGCTCTTGGCGCGGTTCGCGAGGAACGAGTTCAGCATGGATTCGAAGGCCACGATTGGTGTTGAGTTCCAAACGAAGACTCTCATCATCGATAACAAAACCGTTAAGGCTCAAATATGGGACACCGCTGGCCAAGAAAG GAGGAGTACTTCAAAGTCCGTCCAACTCGGGGGGCATCACCCTTTTTGGTTGGCTTTGGAGGGTGAGTGTCGTTTCGCCACCTATTGGAACTTTGGTGTGGGTTTGTCTTACTTGACGAGGATTACTTACGAGGGGATTTCTTTCGAAAACAAATATATTGCCGACGTTCTGTTGGCAATATTTGAGGACCGGCCACTGAATACCCGGGATATTATGGGTGATCCCTCGGTGTATC TTGAGATGGCTGGTAGCATGACTACTTTGGCAATATTGAAAGCTGTTATGGTTCAAGAGTCGGGGAGCCCGGGGGATAGGACTTCCCCGTCAATTCCTCAGCCGACATCTCAGCCTGATTTGCAAATGGTCTCTCAGAAAATGGTTGGGACTGGGGCGGCTAGTGCTAATGTTGAGGTCGTGGAGGTTCCCATCCCTGATCCTACGGATAGGAAACGGAAGAAACTGGTCGAGGGGAGCAGCGAGAATTTTTAG
- the LOC107474129 gene encoding uncharacterized protein LOC107474129 isoform X2, with the protein MSQETESKRRNPGVIARLMGLDGLPTNKQQKDSSENPVEKVRNRGTSYDGRSSRRSSKDQQEFKDVFEVSEIPMVESSRYSSHVSANDLRNANEEMSFIEQKFMDAKRLATYQDLQSSRDFHDTLEVLDSNKELLLKYFKRPDSLFKKHLSDLQADPFESHLGHTEAMQLPEIEKYGNEFDWRLDTDTALLSYDKSHQRQHDGYPRQFNRRHVMHSSPRSSKLQSKGKHEQGASPTKIVVLKPNLGKSQSAARNVSSPCSPHIFQSEHANDTEFSDIRYRDSKMYPQKINLPDTARPLRHNSLESREIAKEITRQMKNSLNNGGCVMLPSSRLRGYAGDDSSCSVSGNESTEESVGTPATCGNSSDLNNCSRRSSHSGESSVSREAKKRLSERWKMAHKSQEIQIISKSSTLAEMLAITDKDVKTTNFDGRFTEERHRNKPAGWVEPLGISSRDGWKDGCIGSLPRSRSLPASSNVFGSPRTIMRNEVLRDDRFRMPKEAIRRERRRGRSHDQRHGVNSRSTRSGHKKSWSMLSSELEGNEFSPSFSAIENKMEINLEEGSPKLDVPTTESLAVTLKDTSVLPDTIVSVANEDADRSCEPSDKVLPETSLVLTKGDNRVADKDNSIQQELSAGSSDGTSDCFQPPVPGLESSCGKDTDQPSPVSVLEPSFTDDLSSSCSECFESLSADLQGLRMQLQLLKLESEGYAEGSVLISSDEECGEGSTRLSLSEDNRLCRTEDSWESSYIIDVLSESGIDGAQPDPNFEFWHSLESPLSLSVFNELEKRYCDWTTCSRSERRLLFDRINSGIVKIHNQSMNLQPWVSRATTNVGSKLIENRIQDGLFRLLGSQGKVKDDALGKVLVKESQWLDLGDEIDVIGREIERLLLEELVAEIAGA; encoded by the exons ATGTCGCAAGAAACCGAGTCAAAAAGAAGAAATCCGGGTGTTATTGCCCGTTTGATGGGTCTGGATGGCCTGCCTACTAACAAGCAGCAAAAGGATTCATCAGAAAATCCTGTAGAGAAAGTGCGAAACAGAGGAACATCATACGATGGTCGATCCTCTAGGAGGAGCTCAAAGGATCAACAAGAATTTAAGGATGTGTTTGAGGTCTCAGAGATCCCAATGGTAGAGAGCAGCAGGTATTCATCACATGTGTCTGCAAATGACCTGAGGAATGCCAACGAAGAGATGTCATTCATTGAGCAGAAGTTTATGGATGCCAAACGCCTTGCAACTTATCAGGATTTACAGTCATCGAGGGATTTCCATGATACACTTGAGGTGCTTGACTCTAACAAGGAACTTCTTCTGAAGTACTTTAAGCGGCCAGATTCTTTGTTTAAAAAGCATctaagtgatcttcaagctgATCCTTTCGAATCACATTTGGGTCACACAGAAGCTATGCAATTACCTGAAATTGAGAAGTATGGAAATGAGTTTGACTGGAGATTAGATACCGACACAGCACTGTTGAGTTATGATAAATCTCATCAAAGGCAACATGATGGATATCCTCGGCAATTCAACAGAAGACATGTGATGCATAGTTCACCGCGATCATCAAAGCTTCAGTCAAAGGGAAAACATGAGCAAGGTGCTTCCCCTACAAAGATAGTTGTCCTAAAGCCTAATCTTGGGAAATCCCAGAGTGCTGCCCGGAATGTTTCATCTCCTTGTTCTCCACATATTTTTCAGTCTGAGCATGCAAATGATACTGAATTTTCAGATATCCGATATAGGGACTCCAAAATGTATCCGCAAAAGATTAATTTGCCTGATACTGCCCGGCCATTGAGGCACAACTCCTTGGAATCTAGAGAAATTGCTAAGGAAATCACTCGTCAAATGAAAAATAGTTTGAACAATGGTGGTTGCGTGATGTTGCCCTCTTCCAGACTTAGAGGATATGCTGGGGATGATAGTTCTTGCAGTGTATCTGGAAATGAATCTACTGAGGAATCAGTTGGAACTCCTGCTACTTGCGGAAACTCTTCTGATCTTAATAATTGTAGCAGGAGGTCATCACATTCTGGTGAATCATCTGTGAGTAGGGAGGCAAAGAAGAGATTATCAGAAAGGTGGAAAATGGCGCACAAGTCTCAAGAGATACAAATTATCAGCAAGAGCAGCACACTTGCTGAAATGCTTGCTATCACTGATAAGGATGTCAAGACCACAAATTTTGATGGAAGGTTTACTGAGGAACGGCACCGTAATAAACCTGCTGGGTGGGTTGAACCATTGGGTATCAGCAGCAGGGATGGTTGGAAGGATGGATGTATTGGAAGTTTGCCAAGGTCAAGATCTCTACCTGCTTCTTCTAATGTCTTTGGAAGTCCTAGAACAATCATGCGCAATGAAGTGCTTCGTGATGATCGATTTAGGATGCCAAAGGAAGCCATTAGACGGGAGAGGAGAAGAGGAAGGAGTCATGATCAGAGGCATGGTGTAAATAGTAGAAGCACAAGATCTGGTCACAAGAAATCTTGGTCTATGCTTTCGTCTGAGTTGGAAGGTAATGAGTTTTCACCAAGCTTTAGTGCCATTGAGAATAAAATGGAAATCAATCTTGAAGAAGGTTCACCTAAACTAGATGTTCCAACCACTGAATCTCTTGCTGTGACCCTCAAAGATACAAGTGTGCTTCCTGATACTATTGTGAGTGTGGCAAATGAAGATGCAGACAGGTCTTGTGAACCTTCTGATAAAGTACTGCCTGAAACATCTCTTGTTTTGACCAAAGGTGACAACAGGGTTGCTGACAAAGATAACTCAATTCAGCAG GAACTATCTGCTGGGTCTTCTGACGGAACTTCAGACTGCTTTCAACCACCTGTACCTGGACTTGAATCGTCATGTGGTAAAGATACTGATCAACCCAGTCCAGTCTCAGTCCTAGAACCTTCTTTTACAGATGATCTGTCGTCATCATGTTCCGAGTGTTTTGAAAGTCTCAGTGCTGACCTGCAAG GGCTCCGAATGCAGCTCCAGTTGCTGAAGTTGGAATCCGAAGGATATGCGGAGGGATCTGTGCTAATTTCAAGCGATGAAGAGTGTGGGGAAGGATCTACTAGATTGTCATTGTCAGAAGACAATCGATTATGCAGAACTGAAGATAGCTGGGAGTCTTCCTACATTATTGATGTGTTGTCTGAATCTGGCATCGATGGCGCTCAACCTGAtccaaattttgaattttggcaTTCTCTGGAATCCCCTCTAAGTCTCTCGGTGTTTAATGAACTTGAAAAGAGGTACTGTGATTGGACCACTTGTTCAAGGTCTGAAAGACGGTTGCTTTTTGACCGCATAAATTCTGGAATTGTCAAGATCCACAATCAATCCATGAACTTGCAGCCATGGGTGAGCCGTGCAACAACAAATGTTGGTTCTAAACTGATCGAAAATCGGATCCAAGATGGTCTTTTCAGGTTGCTGGGAAGCCAGGGAAAAGTGAAGGATGATGCTTTGGGGAAGGTGTTGGTTAAGGAATCACAGTGGTTGGACTTAGGAGATGAAATTGATGTAATAGGTAGGGAAATTGAGAGATTGTTGTTAGAAGAACTAGTAGCAGAGATAGCTGGTGCATAG
- the LOC107474129 gene encoding uncharacterized protein LOC107474129 isoform X1: protein MEKSRHRRSPVASRNQPHTLVLPQGSKQVHRQRQFPDLSPDSVSCGGGVADKDSFSFKFGWRSSKQLFGTPIKKLLADEMSQETESKRRNPGVIARLMGLDGLPTNKQQKDSSENPVEKVRNRGTSYDGRSSRRSSKDQQEFKDVFEVSEIPMVESSRYSSHVSANDLRNANEEMSFIEQKFMDAKRLATYQDLQSSRDFHDTLEVLDSNKELLLKYFKRPDSLFKKHLSDLQADPFESHLGHTEAMQLPEIEKYGNEFDWRLDTDTALLSYDKSHQRQHDGYPRQFNRRHVMHSSPRSSKLQSKGKHEQGASPTKIVVLKPNLGKSQSAARNVSSPCSPHIFQSEHANDTEFSDIRYRDSKMYPQKINLPDTARPLRHNSLESREIAKEITRQMKNSLNNGGCVMLPSSRLRGYAGDDSSCSVSGNESTEESVGTPATCGNSSDLNNCSRRSSHSGESSVSREAKKRLSERWKMAHKSQEIQIISKSSTLAEMLAITDKDVKTTNFDGRFTEERHRNKPAGWVEPLGISSRDGWKDGCIGSLPRSRSLPASSNVFGSPRTIMRNEVLRDDRFRMPKEAIRRERRRGRSHDQRHGVNSRSTRSGHKKSWSMLSSELEGNEFSPSFSAIENKMEINLEEGSPKLDVPTTESLAVTLKDTSVLPDTIVSVANEDADRSCEPSDKVLPETSLVLTKGDNRVADKDNSIQQELSAGSSDGTSDCFQPPVPGLESSCGKDTDQPSPVSVLEPSFTDDLSSSCSECFESLSADLQGLRMQLQLLKLESEGYAEGSVLISSDEECGEGSTRLSLSEDNRLCRTEDSWESSYIIDVLSESGIDGAQPDPNFEFWHSLESPLSLSVFNELEKRYCDWTTCSRSERRLLFDRINSGIVKIHNQSMNLQPWVSRATTNVGSKLIENRIQDGLFRLLGSQGKVKDDALGKVLVKESQWLDLGDEIDVIGREIERLLLEELVAEIAGA, encoded by the exons ATGGAGAAATCTCGCCACCGCAGGTCCCCCGTTGCTTCCAGGAACCAACCGCACACTCTTGTTCTTCCTCaag GGAGTAAGCAAGTTCATAGGCAGCGACAATTTCCCGATTTGTCTCCTGATTCTGTTTCTTGCGGTGGTGGGGTTGCAGACAAAGATTCC TTCTCGTTCAAATTTGGGTGGAGATCTTCAAAACAACTGTTCGGAACTCCAATTAAGAAGTTACTAGCTGATGAGATGTCGCAAGAAACCGAGTCAAAAAGAAGAAATCCGGGTGTTATTGCCCGTTTGATGGGTCTGGATGGCCTGCCTACTAACAAGCAGCAAAAGGATTCATCAGAAAATCCTGTAGAGAAAGTGCGAAACAGAGGAACATCATACGATGGTCGATCCTCTAGGAGGAGCTCAAAGGATCAACAAGAATTTAAGGATGTGTTTGAGGTCTCAGAGATCCCAATGGTAGAGAGCAGCAGGTATTCATCACATGTGTCTGCAAATGACCTGAGGAATGCCAACGAAGAGATGTCATTCATTGAGCAGAAGTTTATGGATGCCAAACGCCTTGCAACTTATCAGGATTTACAGTCATCGAGGGATTTCCATGATACACTTGAGGTGCTTGACTCTAACAAGGAACTTCTTCTGAAGTACTTTAAGCGGCCAGATTCTTTGTTTAAAAAGCATctaagtgatcttcaagctgATCCTTTCGAATCACATTTGGGTCACACAGAAGCTATGCAATTACCTGAAATTGAGAAGTATGGAAATGAGTTTGACTGGAGATTAGATACCGACACAGCACTGTTGAGTTATGATAAATCTCATCAAAGGCAACATGATGGATATCCTCGGCAATTCAACAGAAGACATGTGATGCATAGTTCACCGCGATCATCAAAGCTTCAGTCAAAGGGAAAACATGAGCAAGGTGCTTCCCCTACAAAGATAGTTGTCCTAAAGCCTAATCTTGGGAAATCCCAGAGTGCTGCCCGGAATGTTTCATCTCCTTGTTCTCCACATATTTTTCAGTCTGAGCATGCAAATGATACTGAATTTTCAGATATCCGATATAGGGACTCCAAAATGTATCCGCAAAAGATTAATTTGCCTGATACTGCCCGGCCATTGAGGCACAACTCCTTGGAATCTAGAGAAATTGCTAAGGAAATCACTCGTCAAATGAAAAATAGTTTGAACAATGGTGGTTGCGTGATGTTGCCCTCTTCCAGACTTAGAGGATATGCTGGGGATGATAGTTCTTGCAGTGTATCTGGAAATGAATCTACTGAGGAATCAGTTGGAACTCCTGCTACTTGCGGAAACTCTTCTGATCTTAATAATTGTAGCAGGAGGTCATCACATTCTGGTGAATCATCTGTGAGTAGGGAGGCAAAGAAGAGATTATCAGAAAGGTGGAAAATGGCGCACAAGTCTCAAGAGATACAAATTATCAGCAAGAGCAGCACACTTGCTGAAATGCTTGCTATCACTGATAAGGATGTCAAGACCACAAATTTTGATGGAAGGTTTACTGAGGAACGGCACCGTAATAAACCTGCTGGGTGGGTTGAACCATTGGGTATCAGCAGCAGGGATGGTTGGAAGGATGGATGTATTGGAAGTTTGCCAAGGTCAAGATCTCTACCTGCTTCTTCTAATGTCTTTGGAAGTCCTAGAACAATCATGCGCAATGAAGTGCTTCGTGATGATCGATTTAGGATGCCAAAGGAAGCCATTAGACGGGAGAGGAGAAGAGGAAGGAGTCATGATCAGAGGCATGGTGTAAATAGTAGAAGCACAAGATCTGGTCACAAGAAATCTTGGTCTATGCTTTCGTCTGAGTTGGAAGGTAATGAGTTTTCACCAAGCTTTAGTGCCATTGAGAATAAAATGGAAATCAATCTTGAAGAAGGTTCACCTAAACTAGATGTTCCAACCACTGAATCTCTTGCTGTGACCCTCAAAGATACAAGTGTGCTTCCTGATACTATTGTGAGTGTGGCAAATGAAGATGCAGACAGGTCTTGTGAACCTTCTGATAAAGTACTGCCTGAAACATCTCTTGTTTTGACCAAAGGTGACAACAGGGTTGCTGACAAAGATAACTCAATTCAGCAG GAACTATCTGCTGGGTCTTCTGACGGAACTTCAGACTGCTTTCAACCACCTGTACCTGGACTTGAATCGTCATGTGGTAAAGATACTGATCAACCCAGTCCAGTCTCAGTCCTAGAACCTTCTTTTACAGATGATCTGTCGTCATCATGTTCCGAGTGTTTTGAAAGTCTCAGTGCTGACCTGCAAG GGCTCCGAATGCAGCTCCAGTTGCTGAAGTTGGAATCCGAAGGATATGCGGAGGGATCTGTGCTAATTTCAAGCGATGAAGAGTGTGGGGAAGGATCTACTAGATTGTCATTGTCAGAAGACAATCGATTATGCAGAACTGAAGATAGCTGGGAGTCTTCCTACATTATTGATGTGTTGTCTGAATCTGGCATCGATGGCGCTCAACCTGAtccaaattttgaattttggcaTTCTCTGGAATCCCCTCTAAGTCTCTCGGTGTTTAATGAACTTGAAAAGAGGTACTGTGATTGGACCACTTGTTCAAGGTCTGAAAGACGGTTGCTTTTTGACCGCATAAATTCTGGAATTGTCAAGATCCACAATCAATCCATGAACTTGCAGCCATGGGTGAGCCGTGCAACAACAAATGTTGGTTCTAAACTGATCGAAAATCGGATCCAAGATGGTCTTTTCAGGTTGCTGGGAAGCCAGGGAAAAGTGAAGGATGATGCTTTGGGGAAGGTGTTGGTTAAGGAATCACAGTGGTTGGACTTAGGAGATGAAATTGATGTAATAGGTAGGGAAATTGAGAGATTGTTGTTAGAAGAACTAGTAGCAGAGATAGCTGGTGCATAG